The Breoghania sp. L-A4 sequence GGCGCAGGGGGCGGCCGTTGGCGATGTCGTCTGCGAGCACCAGCGCGTGATCGTTCAGCCGGGTCAGAATGGCTTCCAGATGCGCGCGTTCCGCGGCAGTCAACGCGCCGAGCAGCGCATCGGCGAATTCGGCCGCCGCCGGCGTGATCTGGCCGTAGATGGCGCGGCCGGTCTCGCTCAGCGTCACGAAAGCTTCGCGCATGTCGTCACTGTTGGCCGCCCGCTCCACCAGTCCCTTGTGTTCAAGCGTCGCAACCGCCCGGCTGACCTTGGTCTTGTGCATGCGCGAGCAGGCGCCGATCTGCTTGGCCGTCACGGTGCCGTATTGACCCAGGATGGCGATGACCCGCCACTCGGGAATGGCGATGCCGTAGCGGGCGTTGTAGAGTTGCGACAACGATTGGCTCACGGTGTCGGCCAGGATGCTGAGCCGATAGGGCAGGAACTCCTGCAGGTTCAACCGGCCATCGACGGTGGATGCGCGCCCGAGGGGCGATCCGGATTTGGCGTTTTCGCTCATGAGACTCGCGTTCGGCTCGGGTTGATGGGCGCCACCGGGATCATCTGACGGGACTTGTACGACGATGGTTGCACATGTAACCAATTTGCCCTAGAGCATTGTGCGTATCAAGTGTGTGCGGACGCCCGGACCATGTTTTGGAGAATCCGGATTTCAGCGACGGCGGCCTCGACAGGGACATGACGCGGATATGAAACTCGCCAGCCTCAATGACCAAACGCGCGACGGCCTGTTTGTCGTCGTCTCCCGGGATCTGAAGCGCTACACGCCGGCGGGCACCGTGGCGGGCAGCGTGCAGGCGGCGCTGGACGACTGGGCGCGCGCCGAGCCGGAACTGCGCGATCTCTCGACCCGGCTCGACATCGGCCAGATCAAGGGCGAGCCCTTCGACGAGGCGCTGTGCCTGTCGCCGCTGCCGCGCGCCTACCAGTGGGCGGACGGCTCCGCCTACGTCAATCACGTGGAGCTGGTGCGCCAGGCCCGCGGCGCCGAGATGCCGGAGACCTTCTGGACGGAC is a genomic window containing:
- a CDS encoding MarR family transcriptional regulator, with amino-acid sequence MSENAKSGSPLGRASTVDGRLNLQEFLPYRLSILADTVSQSLSQLYNARYGIAIPEWRVIAILGQYGTVTAKQIGACSRMHKTKVSRAVATLEHKGLVERAANSDDMREAFVTLSETGRAIYGQITPAAAEFADALLGALTAAERAHLEAILTRLNDHALVLADDIANGRPLRPGGSEPEGKS